Within the Dolichospermum compactum NIES-806 genome, the region TGGTTGAAAATGGCTTAACTAAGCAATATATTGGATAAGATAAGAATCTTAGAGACTTCCAATAAAAAAATATCCCAAAATTCCTTGTAGTGCAGGCATCTTGCCTGCTAATAATACAAGCAGTTCATCTTTTTTGTGGAGTTCTCTTAGAGGATGTTTGAAAAGGGGGCGTTGCTGAATCGAGGTATGAAATTTCCAAATTGAACCTTTAAAAATCTTACGTTTGCGCCTTTGCGTGAGACTGAAATTCATACCCTTAATCAGCAACGCCGAAAAGCGTAACTTATTTTTTGGTGTTCCCTTAAACGATTTCCACAGTCGGCTACCCCAATCATAAATATATGACCATCAGTGCCGTAAAAGATATTACAAAAGATATTACATTAGAAAAGTTCTTAATGATGCCGGAGACCAAGCCTGCGTCAGAGTTCTTGGCTGGAGATATTATTCAAAAACCCATGCCTAAAGGAAGACACAGCCGACTGCAAGGGAAACTTAGCAGCGAAATTAATTTGGTGAGTGAATCTGAAAAAATTGCCTATGCTTTTCCTGAACTCAGGTGTAGCTTTGGTAATCGTTCAATTGTTCCTGATATAGCAGTTTTCACATGGGAACATATTCCTTTCCTTAGCAGTGGAGAAGTCCCAGATAGATTTGAACAGTCTCCCGATTGGGTAATTGAGATTCTCTCTCCTGAACAGAAATCAAATAAAGTGATTGGCAATATCTTGTATTGTATGGAGCATGGATGTAAATTAGGATGGTTTCTTGATCCTGATGATTTAAGTATTCTAGTATTTTTGTGCGATCGCCAACCAATACTGATGGAAAAAACCGATGTTCTGCCTGTATTGGCAGGAGTAGAGTTAAAATTAACTGTTGATGATGTATTTGGCTGGTTGAGAATGGCTTAATCAAGCAATACCTTAGAGAAGTTATCTCCTCGCTACCAATGTTAAATTAGTCCCTATGGGGATGCCATCGCAGGATAGTATGACTGAATCAACATTGCCTAAACTAAATAACCCACAGATAGATAGTTTATCACCAGATTTTGTTAAGCCGCCGACACAAGACGAATTACTCTACGATGATGGCATTCCCATGGAGACTTACCGCCATAAACTGCAAATGGATTTACTAGTTGATCCTTTGTCATATTGGCTACGCGATCGCAATGCCTTTGTGGGCGGAAATATGTTTGTTTATTTTAGCCCCCATCAATTAAAAAATCACGATTTTCGCGGTCCAGATATGTTTGCCGTGCTAGATGTTCCCAAAGGTGAGCGTAAATGCTGGGTAACTTGGGAAGAGGGTAAAAGTCCAGATGTAGTAGTAGAGTTACTGTCTGCAAGCACCGCGTCGCGGGATAAAACAGAGAAAAAAGAAATTTACCAAAAACGGCTGCGAGTACCAGAGTATTTCTGGTTTGATCCCTTTAATCCCAGTGATTTTGCTGGGTTTAGTATGGGCAGTGATGGTTATGAACCGATAATTCCCGATGCCCAAAATAGACTGGTTAGTAAGCAGTTAGGGTTAGCCTTAGTGCAGTGGTCGGGGGTGTTTGGCTATGCCGATACTGTTTGGTGTCGGTGGGCAACTTTGGATGGGGTTCTTTTACCTACGGAGCATGAACTGGCTCAGGAAGCACAACAGCAAGCTCAGGAAGCACAACAGCAAGCTCAGGAAGCACAACAGCAAGCTCAAGAAGCACAACAGCAAGCTCAAGAGGCACAACAAAGAGCAGAGGGAGCAGAATTATTACTAGCACAAGAACAACAGAGAATGGAAAAGTTGCTGGCACAATTACGGGCAAAGGGAATAAATCCCCATGAATTCTAGTAGAATCGAAAAAACTATCAAGATTTTCTCTAAAATCACCATTGGCAAAATCTAGAATGAAATAACCCGGCATACAAACCATACTCCCCAAATAGCAAAATCATGTCTTATAATCAGTACAAAAATATTGCCCAAGTCTTAGAGGATTTTCCTTTAACTTATCAAGAAGAGAATTTCATCCAAGAAAATCCCTTAGAGATTGATGATTACTTTCGTAATCGTTTTGAATTGGTTTTACGGGAAGGAGTTGTATTTAACTCAGAGTATGCCATTTGTGAAGGAGTTATTTTCCCTATTTTAATTGAAATTTGGCAAAAGTATAAAGATAAGTTATTAATATGGAGTCATCAGCCATTAAATTTTGATGAAAGACTATCAGGTATCCCTGATTATATTGTTGCTAAAAGATCGCCTAGAGGTAAAATTGTTTTTGATTCTCCTTATTTAATATTAGTAGAAGCTAAAAAAGACAACTTTGAGGAAGGTTGGGGACAATGTTTAGCCGAATTAATTGCTGCTCAGAAGCTAAATAATCAACCGGAACAATTATTATATGGTATTGTTTCTAATGGTAAAATATGGGAATTTGGACAACTGCGAGAACAGAATTTTATTCAAAATATCCAAGAGTATAGTATATCTAATTTAGATAAATTATTTGCCGGACTTAACTTCGTTTTTGGACAAGGTTAGTTTTAGTTAGTTCTTTATGCTAGAAAATATGCCCAAAATGAAAATTGGCTCATGCTAAGTAAATTAAATTTCAAAAAAAAGTTGTCATTTCTTAAATCAAGTGATAAACTAAGAGGAATTATTGCAAATACAGGTTGGTTATTTGCAGACCGCATCCTTCGCATGGGTGTGGGGTTATTTGTGGGGGTTTGGGTCGCTCGCTACTTAGGAGTACAACAGTTTGGGGTTTTTAACTACGCTACTGCTTTTGTAGCTTTATTTAGTACCCTTTCAACCCTCGGTTTAGATGCCATAGTAGTCCGTTCTATTGTGCGTGAGCCTGAGAAGAGAGCGGAAATTTTAGGGACAGCTTTCTGGCTCAAATTGCTTGGTGGGATTGCAGCTTTAGTATTAGCTGTTAGCTGTATTATGGTGGTACGTCATGATGACAGCTTGACTATTTCTCTGGTGGCGATTTTGTCATCTGTAGGGATTTTTCAAGCTTTTGACACAATTGATCTATGGTTTCAATCTCAAGTACAGTCAAAATATACTGTAATTGCTAAAAATACAGCTTTTGTTGTTATTACCTTAGTAAAAGTTATTCTCATCAGCATTCATGCTCCATTAATTGCTTTCGCTTGGGCGGCATTAGGAGAGATAGGTTTAGGTGCGATCGGTTTGATCATATCCTACAGAGTTAGGGGTTATTCACCTTGGTTGTGGCCTTGGAGTCTGCCATTAGCTAAGACGCTTCTCAAGGAAAGTTGGCCTTTGATCTTGTCTGGTGTAACTATCATGATTTACATGAGAATTGACCAGATCATGCTAGGACAAATGGTTGGTGACAAAGCTGTAGGTCTTTATTCAGCTGCAACTCGTATTTCTGAGGTTTGGTATTTTATTCCTACAGCTATAGTTTCTTCAGTTGCGCCCACAATTTATGCTGCTAAAGAGGTAAGTGAAGCACTATATTATCAACGAATAAAACAGTTGATCAGAATGCTAGTGTTGATTTCTCTTGTAATTTCTGTGCCGATGTCTTTGATGTCTTTTAAACTAATTACAATACTTTTTGGTAATGGTTACGCCGAAGCTGGAAAGATATTAGCAATTCATATTTGGGCTTCTTTATTTGTATTTATGGGGGTAGCCACATCACCTTGGTTTATAGCGGAAGGTTTAACTGAGTTTTCATTTCATCGAACTCTGATTGGGGCGGTTGTAAACGTTGTGCTAAACTTTCTTTTAATTCCCAGTTATGGTGGTATTGGTGCTGCGATCGCTACTGTTATTTCTCAAGCATTTGCTGCTTTTTTTAGTAATGCCACTCATCCAAAAACCAGAAAATTATTTTATCTTCAGATTAAGTGCCTTATACCTTTTGGTTAGTTTAAAAACACTGATAGAAACTGATAGAATAGGAAGCATTAGGAAGCATTACAAGATTTTTTTCTAATATTTAGGAGTGAACAATCGTGTTTAGAAGCAATGGAAATTTTACATTTTGGAATTGTGTATTTTCTATTTGGGCTTATGTATTCT harbors:
- a CDS encoding Uma2 family endonuclease → MTISAVKDITKDITLEKFLMMPETKPASEFLAGDIIQKPMPKGRHSRLQGKLSSEINLVSESEKIAYAFPELRCSFGNRSIVPDIAVFTWEHIPFLSSGEVPDRFEQSPDWVIEILSPEQKSNKVIGNILYCMEHGCKLGWFLDPDDLSILVFLCDRQPILMEKTDVLPVLAGVELKLTVDDVFGWLRMA
- a CDS encoding Uma2 family endonuclease → MTESTLPKLNNPQIDSLSPDFVKPPTQDELLYDDGIPMETYRHKLQMDLLVDPLSYWLRDRNAFVGGNMFVYFSPHQLKNHDFRGPDMFAVLDVPKGERKCWVTWEEGKSPDVVVELLSASTASRDKTEKKEIYQKRLRVPEYFWFDPFNPSDFAGFSMGSDGYEPIIPDAQNRLVSKQLGLALVQWSGVFGYADTVWCRWATLDGVLLPTEHELAQEAQQQAQEAQQQAQEAQQQAQEAQQQAQEAQQRAEGAELLLAQEQQRMEKLLAQLRAKGINPHEF
- a CDS encoding flippase, with the protein product MLSKLNFKKKLSFLKSSDKLRGIIANTGWLFADRILRMGVGLFVGVWVARYLGVQQFGVFNYATAFVALFSTLSTLGLDAIVVRSIVREPEKRAEILGTAFWLKLLGGIAALVLAVSCIMVVRHDDSLTISLVAILSSVGIFQAFDTIDLWFQSQVQSKYTVIAKNTAFVVITLVKVILISIHAPLIAFAWAALGEIGLGAIGLIISYRVRGYSPWLWPWSLPLAKTLLKESWPLILSGVTIMIYMRIDQIMLGQMVGDKAVGLYSAATRISEVWYFIPTAIVSSVAPTIYAAKEVSEALYYQRIKQLIRMLVLISLVISVPMSLMSFKLITILFGNGYAEAGKILAIHIWASLFVFMGVATSPWFIAEGLTEFSFHRTLIGAVVNVVLNFLLIPSYGGIGAAIATVISQAFAAFFSNATHPKTRKLFYLQIKCLIPFG